From a single Caloenas nicobarica isolate bCalNic1 chromosome 12, bCalNic1.hap1, whole genome shotgun sequence genomic region:
- the LOC135993592 gene encoding ras-related GTP-binding protein A has product MPSTAMKKKVLLMGKSGSGKTSMRSIIFANYIARDTRRLGATIDVEHSHVRFLGNLVLNLWDCGGQDTFMENYFTSQRDNIFRNVEVLIYVFDVESRELEKDMHYYQSCLEAILQNSPDAKIFCLVHKMDLVQEDQRDLIFKEREEDLKRLSRPLECVCFRTSIWDETLYKAWSSIVYQLIPNVQQLEMNLRNFAQIIEADEVLLFERATFLVISHYQCKEQRDVHRFEKISNIIKQFKLSCSKLAASFQSMEVRNSNFAAFIDIFTSNTYVMVVMSDPSIPSAATLINIRNARKHFEKLERVDGPKHSLLMR; this is encoded by the exons ATGCCAAGCACAGCCATGAAGAAAAAG gtgCTGCTGATGGGTAAAAGTGGGTCTGGGAAGACCAGCATGAGGTCCATTATCTTCGCAAACTACATCGCCAGGGACACACGGCGCCTGGGTGCCACAA TTGACGTGGAGCACTCCCATGTTAGATTTCTAGGAAACCTGGTGTTAAACCTCTGGGACTGCGGAGG ACAGGACACCTTTATGGAGAACTACTTCACCAGTCAGCGGGATAACATCTTCCGCAACGTAGAAGTCCTCATCTACGTCTTTGATGTAGAGAGCCGTGAACTGGAGAAGGACATGCACTACTACCAGTCATGCTTGGAGGCGATTCTTCAGAACTCTCCTGATGCCAAGATCTTTTGTTTAGTGCACAAGATGGACTTGGTGCAGGAGGATCAGCGGGATTTG atTTTTAAAGAGCGTGAGGAAGACTTGAAGCGCCTTTCCCGTCCCTTGGAATGTGTTTGTTTTAGAACTTCCATCTGGGATGAAACACTTTACAAG GCTTGGTCCAGTATAGTCTATCAGCTGATCCCCAACgtgcagcagctggaaatgaACCTGAGGAACTTTGCTCAGATCATCGAGGCAGACGAAGTGCTTCTGTTTGAGAGAGCCACGTTCCTG GTCATTTCTCACTATCAATGCAAAGAACAGCGGGATGTCCACAGGTTTGAGAAAATCAGCAACATTATTAAACAATTCAAGCTAAGTTGCAG TAAGCTGGCAGCTTCTTTCCAGAGCATGGAGGTCAGGAACTCTAACTTTGCTGCTTTCATTGACATCTTTACATCAAATACATATGTGATGGTGGTTATGTCAGACCCTTCAATAC CTTCTGCGGCTACGCTGATCAACATCCGCAATGCCAGAAAACACTTTGAGAAGCTGGAGAGAGTGGATGGACCAAAGCACAGCCTGCTCATGCGCTGA